One stretch of Lacimicrobium alkaliphilum DNA includes these proteins:
- the proB gene encoding glutamate 5-kinase, which produces MQQQGANNNVSFRWQRAVIKVGSALIAPNGEGCKTACLLALAQFVNESRSEGKEIILVSSGAVAAGRNAFSLTHPPSLSEKQAMAAVGQTRMMANWARLFDTPTAQILLTHGDIRNRDHYLNIKGTIRELLAHGMLPVVNENDSVATDELKFGDNDNLAALVALVAEADTLLICTDVDGLYDADPRTNSNAQLIKRVDKIDQRIMTLAGGAGSVVGTGGMQTKLQAARKASHNGIQTLIANGFRAQTFSQLAQGLVPGTLFTPPLSRSSAKKNWLMHSLRARGRLVIDQGAANALCRNGASLLPVGVVKVEGEFRAGEAVEIVLEQETLAIGLCQYDAPTLTQIAGLNSQQIEQQLGYSSYAEAVHRDDLVLF; this is translated from the coding sequence ATGCAGCAACAAGGCGCAAATAACAACGTCAGCTTTCGCTGGCAACGGGCCGTGATTAAAGTGGGTAGTGCACTCATCGCACCCAATGGCGAAGGCTGTAAAACCGCCTGTTTGCTGGCGCTGGCGCAATTTGTCAACGAAAGCCGCAGCGAGGGCAAAGAAATTATTCTGGTGTCATCGGGGGCAGTGGCGGCTGGCAGAAACGCCTTTTCACTTACTCACCCACCGTCTTTGTCTGAAAAACAGGCGATGGCAGCAGTGGGGCAGACCCGCATGATGGCCAACTGGGCCAGGCTGTTTGATACGCCTACCGCACAAATTCTTTTAACCCATGGTGATATTCGTAACCGCGATCACTATCTGAATATCAAAGGCACCATAAGAGAGTTACTGGCTCATGGCATGCTTCCGGTCGTTAACGAGAATGACTCGGTGGCCACCGATGAACTTAAATTTGGTGACAATGATAATCTCGCCGCACTGGTGGCGCTGGTGGCAGAAGCCGATACCCTGTTGATCTGCACCGATGTGGATGGTTTATATGATGCCGATCCGCGTACCAACAGCAATGCTCAGTTAATCAAGCGGGTGGATAAGATTGATCAGCGGATTATGACACTGGCCGGCGGCGCGGGCAGTGTGGTGGGCACCGGCGGCATGCAGACCAAACTGCAGGCCGCCAGAAAAGCCTCGCACAACGGTATTCAGACCCTGATTGCCAACGGTTTCAGGGCACAGACCTTCAGTCAGCTGGCGCAGGGACTGGTACCGGGCACGCTGTTTACGCCGCCGCTGTCCAGAAGCAGCGCTAAAAAGAACTGGCTGATGCACAGCCTGCGGGCCAGGGGACGGCTTGTTATCGATCAGGGTGCGGCAAACGCGCTTTGCCGCAATGGTGCCTCTTTGTTGCCTGTGGGTGTGGTAAAGGTTGAAGGCGAATTCAGGGCAGGAGAAGCGGTGGAAATTGTGCTGGAGCAGGAAACTCTGGCTATTGGTCTTTGTCAGTATGATGCGCCAACCCTGACCCAAATCGCCGGGCTAAACAGTCAGCAGATTGAGCAGCAGCTTGGTTACAGCAGTTACGCCGAAGCCGTGCATCGTGATGATCTGGTGTTGTTCTGA
- a CDS encoding acyltransferase, translating to MRSIITGSISFLGYLFNTLFWCIPIFSLSLLKLVPAASWRARIGRVLDLCARQWVKLNNLNQNLTASIQWDVQGLSDLKKKEWYLVIANHQSWVDILVLQRIFSGRIPFLKFFLKKELIWVPFLGLAWWALDFPFMQRFKKSYLAKNPHLKGKDLETTRRACEKFKYKPVSVMNFVEGTRYTAEKHQRQKSPFRHLLKPKAGGIAFVLSAMGDKLHKLVDVTIHYPQGAPSFWDFICGSVNKIQVRVEVMTLDGIAPRDYFDDPAERVSFQRWLNQRWQHKDDVIEQLKKSSL from the coding sequence ATGCGCAGTATCATTACCGGCTCCATTTCTTTTCTGGGATATCTGTTCAATACCCTGTTCTGGTGCATCCCTATCTTTAGCCTGTCACTGTTAAAGCTGGTTCCTGCAGCCTCCTGGCGGGCACGGATCGGCCGGGTACTGGATCTCTGTGCCAGACAGTGGGTTAAACTTAACAATCTGAATCAGAATCTGACCGCTTCAATCCAATGGGATGTGCAGGGGCTGAGCGATCTGAAAAAGAAAGAATGGTATCTGGTGATTGCCAATCATCAGTCCTGGGTCGACATTCTGGTATTGCAGCGTATTTTCAGTGGCCGTATTCCCTTCCTGAAATTTTTCCTTAAGAAAGAGCTGATTTGGGTGCCCTTTCTGGGCCTGGCATGGTGGGCGCTGGACTTCCCGTTTATGCAGCGTTTTAAAAAGTCATATCTGGCCAAAAACCCTCACCTTAAAGGCAAAGATCTGGAGACCACCCGCAGAGCCTGCGAAAAATTCAAATACAAGCCGGTCAGCGTCATGAACTTTGTGGAAGGCACCCGCTACACAGCGGAAAAACACCAGCGTCAGAAAAGCCCTTTTCGCCATCTGCTCAAGCCCAAAGCCGGTGGTATCGCCTTTGTGCTCTCAGCCATGGGTGACAAACTGCACAAACTGGTGGACGTGACTATTCACTACCCTCAGGGCGCGCCGAGCTTCTGGGACTTTATCTGTGGTAGTGTAAATAAGATTCAGGTACGGGTAGAGGTGATGACGCTTGATGGCATTGCCCCCCGTGACTATTTTGACGACCCGGCCGAGCGGGTAAGCTTTCAGCGCTGGCTGAACCAGCGCTGGCAACACAAAGACGATGTCATAGAACAATTAAAAAAGAGCAGCTTGTAG
- a CDS encoding acyltransferase, protein MLSFLPGFILLPIHFLLQCLNLAFWGTLIVALGLVKLVLPLPPLTRGLNRLLNSCMGGFALLSTALINLFNNVQWDYRIEGDFDRHGWYLMMANHISWLDIVVLMHFATGRIPATKFFIKQELLWVPFIGLGAWALDMPFMRRYSRHFVARHPHLKGKDIEATRKSCEKFQQLPTTVVNFVEGTRFTDCKHRDKNSPYQHLLPPKAGGVAFTLTCMNNLLSNIVDVTLVYPDNNGHVMLDLLCGRLKKVIIEVQILPVNADMIGDYQNDPEFRASFQHWINQYWHRKDQRIQELTGNEWNN, encoded by the coding sequence ATGTTGAGTTTCCTGCCGGGTTTTATCCTTTTGCCAATTCATTTTCTGCTCCAGTGTCTGAACCTGGCATTTTGGGGAACTCTGATTGTGGCTCTGGGGCTGGTAAAACTGGTGCTGCCCCTTCCCCCTCTGACCAGAGGCCTGAACCGGCTGCTGAATAGCTGTATGGGCGGGTTTGCGCTGCTCAGTACCGCGCTGATTAATCTGTTTAATAACGTTCAGTGGGATTACCGTATCGAGGGCGATTTCGACAGGCATGGCTGGTATCTGATGATGGCCAACCATATCAGCTGGCTGGATATTGTGGTGCTGATGCACTTTGCCACTGGGCGGATCCCGGCCACCAAGTTTTTTATCAAGCAGGAACTGCTGTGGGTACCCTTTATTGGTCTGGGGGCCTGGGCGCTGGATATGCCTTTTATGCGCCGCTACAGCCGGCATTTCGTGGCCAGACATCCCCACCTCAAAGGAAAGGATATTGAAGCGACCCGCAAGTCCTGCGAGAAGTTTCAGCAGTTGCCCACTACAGTGGTTAATTTTGTTGAGGGCACGCGCTTTACCGACTGCAAACACCGGGATAAAAACAGTCCTTACCAACACCTTTTACCGCCCAAGGCCGGCGGCGTGGCCTTTACCCTGACCTGCATGAACAACCTGCTCAGCAATATTGTTGATGTGACGCTGGTGTATCCGGATAACAATGGCCATGTGATGCTGGACCTACTCTGTGGCCGCTTGAAAAAAGTCATCATCGAGGTTCAGATCCTGCCGGTGAATGCTGATATGATTGGTGATTATCAGAATGATCCAGAATTCAGAGCGTCCTTTCAGCACTGGATAAATCAGTACTGGCATCGAAAAGATCAACGCATACAAGAACTAACGGGTAACGAATGGAACAACTAA
- a CDS encoding mechanosensitive ion channel family protein, with translation MEQLSDLGQLIADSLSYWGIQASAHSTLFAIFALISLLAVCWISFRITRYLLSTKLTRLILHSKATWDDELQSHNFFRRAAHLVPGVLIYLLVPLLFSHSPMLLEFLQKVAFIYILVTSLLMLSAILNTVEDAYNASTMARRMPITGFIQVAKLILAIIAIILIVSSLIGKSPVLIMSGLGAVTAILLLVFKDAILGFVAGVQIAANRMVNTGDWITLPKYGADGEVMELGLTTVKIRNWDKTISTVPTYALIGDSVKNWRGMQESGGRRIKRAIYLDIHTVRFCDQEMLDNWEKIRFIKGYINDKKQELARYNKDNDITEQDLLNARRLTNIGTLRAYMLRYLQHHPKLHQDMTLMVRQLAPTEIGVPLEVYCFCTHTSWVEYEAVQSDIFDHFLAMVPNFGLRAYQRVSDQPQVQAQINTETRTDAKAETDSKT, from the coding sequence ATGGAACAACTAAGCGATCTGGGTCAACTTATTGCCGACAGCCTCAGTTACTGGGGTATTCAGGCATCGGCTCACTCTACGCTGTTTGCGATATTTGCGCTGATATCACTACTGGCTGTGTGCTGGATCAGCTTCAGGATCACCCGCTACCTGCTCAGCACCAAGCTGACACGACTGATACTGCACAGCAAAGCCACCTGGGACGACGAGCTACAATCCCACAATTTCTTCAGACGCGCAGCCCATCTGGTGCCCGGCGTGCTGATTTACCTGCTCGTGCCGTTGTTGTTTTCCCATAGCCCGATGTTGCTGGAGTTTCTGCAAAAGGTCGCGTTTATCTACATTCTGGTGACCTCGCTACTGATGCTCAGCGCTATTCTCAATACCGTGGAAGATGCCTATAACGCCTCCACAATGGCCAGAAGGATGCCGATCACCGGCTTTATTCAGGTGGCCAAGCTGATCCTGGCAATTATCGCCATCATTCTTATTGTCTCCAGTCTGATAGGCAAGTCACCGGTGCTGATCATGTCTGGTTTAGGTGCCGTTACCGCCATACTGCTGCTGGTGTTTAAAGACGCAATCCTCGGTTTTGTGGCCGGTGTGCAAATCGCCGCCAACAGAATGGTGAATACCGGTGACTGGATCACCCTGCCCAAATACGGGGCCGATGGTGAAGTGATGGAGCTTGGCCTGACCACAGTCAAAATCCGCAACTGGGACAAGACCATTTCCACTGTACCCACCTACGCTCTGATTGGCGACTCAGTGAAGAACTGGCGGGGCATGCAGGAATCCGGCGGGCGGCGAATTAAACGTGCTATCTATCTGGATATTCACACGGTACGTTTCTGCGATCAGGAGATGCTGGACAACTGGGAGAAAATCCGCTTTATCAAAGGGTATATCAACGATAAGAAGCAGGAACTGGCCAGGTACAACAAAGACAACGACATCACCGAGCAGGATCTGCTTAATGCCAGGCGGCTGACAAATATCGGTACCTTGCGGGCTTATATGTTGCGTTACCTGCAACATCATCCCAAACTGCATCAGGATATGACATTAATGGTCAGGCAACTGGCGCCCACCGAGATCGGTGTACCGCTGGAGGTCTATTGTTTTTGTACCCATACCAGTTGGGTGGAATACGAAGCCGTGCAGTCGGATATTTTCGATCATTTTCTGGCTATGGTGCCCAATTTCGGACTCAGAGCCTACCAAAGGGTCAGCGATCAGCCTCAGGTTCAGGCTCAGATTAATACCGAAACCAGAACTGATGCGAAAGCTGAGACGGACAGCAAAACTTAA
- a CDS encoding beta-N-acetylhexosaminidase, which translates to MLRKLLYFILPLALCACGNVEQQADNGSGAETAKTRNINIVPYPQSVETRGGEFRLGAEITIATAPEAPDSASALFALLEQLDIQYSENDNAVITLKLDPTLDLGEEGYQLSIDQGITLTAPTDAGLFYAVQSLKQLLPATAQPGYDLPKLQIEDNPQYQWRGSMLDVARNFVSVDYLKQHIQRMASFKLNKLHLHLTDDQGWRIEIKSWPKLTEIGAATSVSGNNGGFYTQQQMRELITFASRHQVEIIPEIDLPGHTQAAIASYNELACDDVINSPPQNQCEDVVGAARLEPYQGTCVGFSALCASEKPDLVYTFVEDVLTEVADIFPSEYLHIGGDEVLNEEADAFPDFITRVDQIVASLDRKLLAWEEASAGDIRGNSLLQFWNDDYDIAPALEKGIHLVLSPCSYTYLDHGNYDGQPDTYTWCAKQGITLERVYSLVPENYQQVVGVEGPMWSELVSDNATADNRNWPRLAAIAEVSWTRQSQRDYQAFTQRLSALREHLDKMGIQYYQAPDLGWD; encoded by the coding sequence ATGCTCAGAAAATTGCTTTATTTCATCCTGCCCCTGGCCCTTTGCGCATGCGGGAATGTCGAACAACAAGCCGACAATGGCTCGGGCGCTGAAACAGCAAAAACCCGCAACATTAATATTGTTCCCTACCCTCAGTCTGTTGAAACCCGCGGCGGTGAGTTTCGCCTCGGCGCTGAAATAACTATTGCCACCGCACCTGAAGCACCCGACAGTGCCAGCGCACTTTTCGCTTTGCTGGAACAACTGGATATTCAATATAGCGAAAATGACAACGCTGTCATCACTCTTAAACTGGATCCGACATTGGATCTTGGAGAAGAAGGCTATCAACTCAGTATTGATCAGGGTATTACCCTGACAGCCCCAACCGATGCAGGACTTTTCTATGCTGTTCAGAGCCTTAAACAGCTGTTACCTGCCACCGCTCAGCCCGGGTATGACCTGCCGAAATTACAGATTGAAGATAACCCCCAGTATCAATGGCGCGGCAGCATGCTGGATGTGGCACGTAATTTTGTCAGTGTGGATTATCTGAAGCAGCATATTCAGCGCATGGCCAGCTTTAAGCTCAACAAACTGCATCTGCACCTGACAGATGATCAGGGCTGGCGGATTGAAATAAAAAGCTGGCCCAAACTCACTGAAATAGGCGCGGCTACCAGTGTCAGCGGCAATAATGGCGGCTTCTATACCCAGCAGCAAATGCGCGAATTGATCACCTTCGCCAGTCGCCATCAGGTTGAAATTATTCCTGAGATCGACCTGCCCGGTCACACCCAGGCCGCTATCGCCTCCTACAACGAGCTGGCCTGTGATGATGTTATCAACAGCCCGCCACAGAACCAGTGTGAAGATGTAGTCGGCGCGGCGAGGCTGGAGCCGTATCAGGGCACCTGTGTTGGCTTCAGCGCCTTGTGTGCCAGCGAAAAACCGGATTTAGTCTATACCTTTGTGGAAGATGTGCTCACAGAAGTGGCCGATATATTTCCTTCTGAATATCTGCATATTGGTGGCGATGAAGTACTGAATGAAGAGGCCGACGCCTTCCCTGACTTTATTACCCGGGTTGATCAGATAGTGGCATCCCTGGATCGTAAACTGCTTGCCTGGGAAGAAGCCTCAGCCGGTGACATCCGCGGCAATTCACTGCTGCAATTCTGGAATGATGATTATGATATTGCCCCGGCACTGGAAAAGGGCATTCATCTGGTGTTATCACCCTGCAGTTATACCTATCTGGATCACGGTAACTACGATGGCCAGCCAGACACCTATACCTGGTGTGCCAAACAGGGCATTACCCTTGAGCGGGTATACAGTCTGGTTCCGGAAAATTATCAGCAGGTCGTCGGCGTAGAAGGGCCAATGTGGTCAGAACTGGTCAGTGATAATGCTACCGCCGATAACCGCAACTGGCCACGGCTGGCCGCCATTGCCGAAGTGTCATGGACCAGGCAGTCGCAGCGTGACTATCAGGCCTTTACTCAACGCCTGTCGGCCCTGCGTGAACACCTGGATAAGATGGGCATTCAGTATTATCAGGCCCCGGATCTGGGTTGGGATTAG
- a CDS encoding S41 family peptidase, with protein sequence MLRVLNTGALLAALIGLSACGGGGGSGQGNFRAPSSGSSTPQWQAGVYAPESELKDFCAVPRSGTDPFSGQSYPDKTGSATHEKLWLRSWSNNTYLWYDELDDINPAGYGVLEYFDLLRTTARTPSGAAKDNFHFYQDTAEYKQQTQSGVESGYGIEWKFSSVSPPRKLQIAFIEPGSPADMAGLERGARVLEVDGVDVVNGSNVEIINNGLFPSVAGENHQFVYEDHAGERIEVTMTSADVQITPVQNAKVLETEQGRVGYLQFNSHIALAQDQLIEAFELFVDENATDLVVDLRYNGGGLLVLASQLGYMVAGDANTNGRTFEQMQFNDKHPNRDPVTGEVLIPLEFVDKRIDYERFVETSQNLPTLALNRVFVLTTDGTCSASEAFINGLRGIDIEVILIGDQTCGKPYGFYPTDN encoded by the coding sequence ATGCTGAGAGTGTTAAATACAGGGGCGTTATTGGCAGCCCTTATCGGCCTGAGTGCCTGCGGTGGAGGCGGCGGCAGTGGTCAGGGTAATTTCAGGGCGCCGTCGTCCGGTTCGTCGACACCGCAGTGGCAGGCTGGTGTATATGCCCCTGAATCTGAGTTAAAGGATTTCTGTGCAGTGCCCCGTTCCGGTACCGATCCCTTTTCCGGCCAGTCATACCCGGATAAAACCGGCAGCGCTACCCATGAGAAGCTCTGGTTACGCTCCTGGAGTAACAACACGTATCTCTGGTACGACGAACTCGACGATATTAATCCTGCCGGTTATGGGGTGCTGGAATATTTTGATCTGTTAAGAACCACCGCCAGAACCCCTTCTGGTGCTGCCAAGGACAACTTCCATTTCTATCAGGATACCGCTGAGTATAAACAACAGACTCAGTCCGGCGTGGAGTCCGGTTATGGTATTGAGTGGAAGTTCAGTTCAGTGTCGCCGCCCCGTAAGCTGCAGATTGCCTTTATCGAACCCGGTTCACCGGCAGATATGGCCGGGCTTGAGCGTGGCGCACGAGTGCTTGAAGTGGATGGCGTGGATGTTGTTAACGGCAGTAACGTTGAAATTATAAATAATGGCCTGTTTCCCTCTGTAGCAGGTGAAAACCATCAGTTTGTGTACGAGGACCATGCCGGTGAGCGCATTGAAGTCACCATGACATCGGCGGATGTGCAAATCACCCCTGTTCAGAACGCAAAGGTGCTGGAAACCGAACAGGGCAGAGTGGGTTATTTGCAATTTAACAGCCATATCGCTCTGGCTCAGGATCAGCTGATTGAGGCCTTTGAGCTGTTTGTCGATGAAAATGCCACGGATCTGGTGGTGGACTTACGTTATAACGGTGGAGGATTGCTGGTACTGGCTTCTCAGCTTGGCTATATGGTTGCCGGTGACGCCAATACTAATGGTCGCACCTTTGAGCAGATGCAGTTTAATGACAAGCATCCAAATCGTGATCCGGTGACCGGTGAGGTACTTATTCCGCTGGAATTTGTAGACAAGCGTATCGACTATGAGCGTTTTGTTGAAACCTCTCAGAACCTGCCCACACTGGCATTGAACCGGGTGTTTGTGCTCACTACCGACGGCACCTGCTCTGCCAGTGAAGCCTTTATCAACGGTTTGCGCGGGATTGATATTGAGGTGATCCTGATTGGCGATCAAACCTGTGGTAAGCCTTATGGTTTTTATCCTACCGATAACTGA
- a CDS encoding NAD-dependent epimerase: MHILVTGAAGFIGSFVCHRLLEMGCRVTGIDNLSDYYSVKLKRHRLALLQDKPGFTFCQLDLADRVAMAELFARERFQRVVHLGAQAGVRYSLDNPMAYADSNMIGTLTVLEGCRQNRVEHLVFASSSSVYGLNTKLPFSTEDCVDHPVSLYAATKKSNELMAHSYSHLYAIPTTGLRFFTVYGPWGRPDMAMYLFTRAIDEGKPLKVFNQGNMQRDFTYIDDIVEGVVRILEKVPQPDPAWRGSPVSASSAPYRIYNIGNNQPASLLDFIRLIEKALGKQAIKELLPMQAGDVRTTCADIEDLYQAVGFKPVTPLEQGVERYVRWYREYYG; the protein is encoded by the coding sequence ATGCATATTCTGGTTACCGGTGCCGCCGGCTTTATCGGCAGTTTTGTTTGTCATCGACTGCTGGAAATGGGCTGCAGGGTAACCGGTATAGATAATCTGAGTGACTATTATTCTGTTAAGTTAAAACGGCACCGGCTGGCATTGTTGCAGGATAAGCCGGGTTTTACGTTTTGTCAGCTCGACCTGGCAGACCGTGTCGCTATGGCAGAGCTTTTTGCCAGAGAGCGTTTCCAGCGGGTTGTTCACCTGGGTGCGCAGGCAGGTGTCCGCTATTCTCTGGACAATCCTATGGCTTATGCCGATAGCAATATGATTGGCACTCTGACGGTGCTTGAAGGTTGTCGTCAAAACCGTGTTGAACATCTGGTTTTTGCCTCTTCCAGTTCTGTCTATGGTCTGAATACCAAACTGCCTTTCTCAACTGAGGATTGTGTTGACCATCCCGTATCCCTCTATGCCGCGACAAAGAAAAGTAATGAACTGATGGCTCACTCGTATAGCCATCTGTATGCAATACCGACGACGGGACTGCGCTTTTTTACGGTGTATGGTCCCTGGGGCAGGCCGGATATGGCAATGTACCTGTTTACCCGTGCAATCGACGAAGGAAAGCCGCTGAAAGTGTTTAATCAGGGCAATATGCAGCGCGACTTTACCTATATTGACGACATTGTTGAGGGAGTGGTGCGGATTCTGGAAAAGGTACCACAGCCGGATCCAGCCTGGCGAGGCTCGCCGGTATCTGCCAGTTCTGCACCTTACCGGATTTATAACATTGGTAATAACCAGCCGGCGTCATTGCTTGATTTTATCCGGCTGATTGAAAAGGCGCTCGGGAAGCAGGCGATCAAGGAACTTCTGCCGATGCAGGCTGGCGATGTCAGGACCACCTGCGCCGATATTGAGGATCTCTATCAGGCAGTGGGTTTTAAGCCTGTTACACCGCTGGAGCAGGGTGTTGAGCGATACGTACGATGGTACCGAGAGTATTACGGCTGA
- a CDS encoding glycosyltransferase family 2 protein — MIESVIRQVDVLCVVDNSPVPTVLDVPKHNLNYHHFADNIGIAAAQNVGLRDLQLSDCQYGLLLDQDSQPDGEFVSRLRSLLVASKQDNRDVVAIGPRIVCSFSDKPVKPRVQRELEVYDDMVCVTQIISSGMMIDLEKLDETGMKEEALFIDGVDHEWCWRARQRNLSIALAGNVKMVHRLGDSRSTFAGITYKVGSPIRLYYQFRNILLLCRRSYVPGYWKTRNLLVLPIRFFANSILQPGRLERTSYMLKGLWDGMRRKDGPYSRNW, encoded by the coding sequence TTGATTGAATCTGTTATCAGGCAGGTGGATGTGTTGTGCGTGGTGGACAATTCCCCTGTGCCTACTGTATTGGATGTGCCTAAACACAACCTGAATTATCATCATTTTGCTGACAATATCGGCATTGCCGCGGCACAGAATGTAGGCCTGAGAGATTTGCAACTGAGTGACTGCCAGTATGGATTATTACTGGATCAGGACAGCCAGCCTGATGGCGAGTTTGTGTCGAGACTTCGCAGTTTGTTGGTCGCTTCGAAGCAGGACAACCGTGACGTGGTAGCTATCGGGCCGCGAATTGTCTGCTCATTTTCTGACAAGCCGGTTAAACCAAGAGTTCAGAGGGAGCTTGAAGTCTATGATGATATGGTTTGTGTAACACAAATTATTTCCTCGGGTATGATGATTGATCTCGAAAAGCTTGACGAAACAGGGATGAAAGAAGAGGCCTTATTTATTGATGGCGTAGATCATGAATGGTGTTGGCGGGCGAGACAGCGGAATTTATCTATCGCACTGGCAGGTAACGTCAAAATGGTGCATCGGCTCGGTGACTCCCGCAGTACTTTTGCCGGTATAACCTATAAAGTTGGTTCGCCAATCCGTCTTTACTATCAGTTCAGAAATATTCTCTTGTTGTGTCGCAGAAGCTATGTACCAGGTTACTGGAAAACCCGTAATCTGCTTGTCTTGCCAATACGCTTTTTTGCTAACTCAATTCTGCAACCGGGGCGTTTAGAGCGCACAAGCTATATGCTTAAAGGGTTGTGGGACGGGATGCGGCGAAAAGATGGCCCATATTCCAGAAACTGGTAG
- a CDS encoding glycosyltransferase, translating into MDNHFTQINQVPEGIVFDAVVGMAVYREDRLEWVRQATQSILRQSYRNFVFCVVIDGEIPDDIASYLHEQADSEPRLILMQSKHNVGLSQCMNHIIDWAVPYAPDYFFRMDADDISRPQRLEKQIAFFRQHPDVDILGTALVEINEHGKRVGKRKLPLTHSEIVRFLPKRCSLNHPTVAMRFRVFEAGHRYRASLRNTQDYFLWIELAGAGFIFTNLADKLLQFRRVNDFYKRRGLSKSINEFKARLYAMRHLQKIRIGNIIYALAVLTLRLMPSRILKLAYKIDRLFLEKFVKH; encoded by the coding sequence TTGGATAATCACTTCACGCAAATAAACCAGGTTCCCGAGGGCATCGTGTTCGATGCTGTGGTCGGTATGGCGGTTTACCGTGAGGATCGACTGGAATGGGTCAGGCAGGCAACCCAAAGCATTCTCAGGCAATCATACCGGAACTTTGTTTTCTGCGTCGTGATCGATGGTGAGATTCCTGATGATATTGCCTCATATCTGCACGAGCAGGCTGATAGTGAACCCCGACTTATTCTTATGCAGAGTAAACACAATGTTGGCCTGAGCCAGTGTATGAACCATATTATCGATTGGGCAGTGCCTTACGCGCCAGATTATTTTTTCCGCATGGATGCTGATGATATTTCTCGGCCGCAAAGGCTGGAAAAACAAATTGCATTTTTTCGTCAGCACCCGGATGTGGATATTTTGGGCACGGCACTGGTTGAAATCAATGAACATGGCAAGCGGGTTGGCAAACGAAAACTGCCGCTGACCCATAGTGAAATCGTCCGGTTTCTTCCTAAACGCTGTTCGCTGAATCACCCGACTGTAGCGATGCGCTTCCGGGTCTTTGAGGCGGGGCACCGATACCGGGCCAGTTTGCGAAATACTCAGGATTATTTTTTGTGGATAGAGCTGGCGGGTGCGGGATTCATTTTTACCAATCTGGCTGACAAACTTCTGCAGTTCCGCCGGGTGAATGATTTTTATAAACGCCGGGGCCTGAGCAAGTCAATTAATGAATTCAAGGCGCGCCTTTATGCTATGCGCCATCTGCAAAAAATTCGGATTGGCAATATTATTTATGCCCTGGCTGTGTTGACCTTAAGGCTGATGCCGTCAAGAATACTTAAACTGGCCTACAAAATTGATCGTCTGTTTCTGGAAAAGTTTGTAAAACATTGA